One window of the Lemur catta isolate mLemCat1 chromosome 6, mLemCat1.pri, whole genome shotgun sequence genome contains the following:
- the TIMELESS gene encoding protein timeless homolog isoform X5 codes for MDLYMMNCELLATCSALGYLEGDTYHKEPDCLESVKDLIRYLRHEDETRDVRQQLGAAQILQSDLLPILTQHRQDKPLFDAVIRLMVNLTQPALLCFGSVPKEPSLGHHFLQVLTYLQAYKEAFASEKAFGVLSETLYELLQLGWEERQEEDNLLIERILLLVRNILHVPADLDQEKKIDDDASVHDQLLWAIHLSGLDDLLLFLASSPAEQQWSLHVLEIVSLMFRDQNPEQLAGAGQGRLAQERSTDVAELEVLRQREMAEKKTRALQRGNRHSRFGGSYIVQGLKSIGERDLVFHKGLHNLRNYSSDLGKQPRRVPKRRQAARELSTQRRSALNVRLFLRDFCSEFLENCYNRLMGSVKDHLLREKAQQHDETYYMWALAFFMAFNRAASFQPALVSETLSVRTFHFIEQNLTNYYEMMLTDRKEAASWARRMHLALKAYQELLATVNEMDMSPDEAVRESSRIIKNNIFYVMEYRELFLTLFRKFDERCQPRSFLRDLVETTHLFLKMLERFCRSRGNLMVQNKRKKRKKKKKVLDQAIASGNVPHSPGELEAVWPALAEQLQCCAQDPELSVDSMVPFDAASEVPVEEQRAEAMVRIQDCLLAGQAPQALTLLRSAREVWPEGDVFGSQDISPEEEIQLLKQILSAPLPRQEGQEEQGAEEEEEEDEEEEELQVVQVSEKEFNFLDYLKRFACSTVVRAYVGLLRSYQRNSAHTNHCVVKMLHRLAHDLKMEALLFQLSVFCIFNRLLSDPAAGAYKELVTFAKYILGKFFVLAAVNQKAFVELLFWKNTTVVREMTEGYGSLDGGSSSRRAPTWSPEEEAHLRELYLAHKDVEGQDVVDVILAHLNSASRTRKQIIHHLVRLGLADSVKDFQRKGTRIVLWTEDQELELQRLFEEFQDSDDVLSNIMKNITAKRSRARIVDKLLALGLVAERRELYKKRRKKLAPSSLSNGEESLKDVSQGNLEEEEHLPEEESDEDEEKGQGSEAEQVQGSSFLSTENLGQSLHQEGFSAPLLWLQNCLIRVANDREEDGCSQAVPLVPLTEENEEAMENKQFQQLLCKLGIRPPASEQETFWRIPAKLSPTQLRRVAASLSQAEEEKKLQPELEPKVPGEQGPNEEHCKEHRAQALKALLSARKKKAGLASSEEEETPGGNEQLKVAPKKRQLLDSDEEQEEDEGRNRAPGIQKKKRFQIEDEDEND; via the exons ATGGACTTGTACATGATGAACTGTGAACTTCTAGCCACATGCAGTGCCCTTGGGTACTTGGAGGGAGACACTTATCACAAAGAACCAGATTGCTTAG AGAGTGTGAAGGATTTGATCCGTTACTTGAGGCATGAGGATGAGACACGCGATGTGCGGCAGCAGTTGGGGGCAGCCCAGATTCTGCAGAGTGACCTCCTACCCATCCTTACCCAGCACCGCCAGGACAAGCCTCTATTTGATGCTGTCATCAG ACTGATGGTGAACTTGACACAACCAGCCTTGCTCTGTTTTGGCAGTGTGCCTAAGGAGCCCAGCCTAGGGCACCATTTTCTGCAGGTGCTAACTTATTTGCAGGCCTACAAAGAG GCCTTTGCCAGTGAGAAGGCATTTGGAGTCCTCAGTGAAACCTTGTATGAGCTGCTACAGCTG GGCTGGGAGGAACGGCAGGAGGAAGACAACTTGCTGATTGAGCGGATCCTACTCCTGGTCAGAAATATTCTCCATGTCCCAGCTGACCTTGATCAGGAGAAG AAGATTGATGATGACGCCAGCGTCCATGACCAGCTTCTCTGGGCCATTCACCTCAGTGGCCTGGACGACCTGCTCCTTTTCCTGGCCAGCTCACCGGCTGAGCAGCAGTGGAGCCTCCACGTGCTTGAGATTGTCTCCCTCATGTTTCGTGACCAG AATCCTGAGCAGCTGGCAGGAGCAGGACAGGGACGTTTAGCTCAGGAGCGGAGCACAGATGTGGCAGAACTGGAGGTGTTGCGCCAGCGAGAGATGGCAGAAAAGAAGACCCGAGCCCTCCAGCGAGGCAACAG gcATTCTCGATTTGGGGGCTCCTACATTGTCCAGGGGTTGAAATCCATTGGGGAGAGGGACCTCGTCTTTCACAAAGGTCTTCACAAT CTTCGAAACTACAGTTCAGATTTGGGAAAGCAGCCCCGGAGGGTGCCTAAACGTCGCCAGGCTGCCCGGGAACTGTCCACTCAGCGCCGCTCTGCCCTCAATGTGAGGCTCTTCCTCAGAGACTTCTGCTCTGAGTTCCTGGAGAACTGTTATAATCGGCTCATGGGATCAGTAAAG GATCACCTGCTTCGGGAGAAAGCTCAGCAGCATGACGAGACCTACTATATGTGGGCCTTGGCTTTCTTCATGGCCTTCAACCGAGCTGCATCCTTCCAGCCAGCCTTGGTTTCTGAGACCCTCAGTGTTCGTACCTTCCACTTCATTGAGCAGAACCTCACCAACTACTATGAGATGATGCTGACTGACCGCAAGGAGGCTGCCTCCTGGGCACGCCG GATGCACCTGGCCCTAAAGGCCTACCAAGAGCTGCTGGCCACAGTGAATGAGATGGACATGTCTCCGGATGAGGCTGTGAGGGAGAGCAGCCGCATCATCAAGA ACAATATTTTCTATGTGATGGAGTACCGAGAACTATTCCTGACACTGTTTCGAAAGTTTGATGAGAGATGCCAGCCTCGCTCTTTCCTTCGTGACTTGGTGGAAACCACCCACCTCTTCCTCAAGATGTTGGAGCGGTTCTGTCGCAGCCGTGGGAACCTGATGGTGCAG AACAAacgaaagaagagaaagaagaagaaaaaagtcctAGACCAGGCTATTGCTTCTGGTAATGTCCCACATAGCCCAGGAGAACTGGAGGCTGTGTGGCCAGCCCTGGCTGAGCAGCTACAGTGCTGTGCCCAG GATCCTGAGCTCAGCGTAGACTCCATGGTTCCCTTTGATGCGGCCTCAGAAGTGCCAGTGGAAGAGCAGCGGGCAGAAGCCATGGTGCGGATCCAAGACTGTCTCCTGGCTGGCCAGGCCCCACAGGCCCTGACCCTCCTGCGGTCTGCCCG GGAGGTATGGCCAGAAGGAGATGTTTTTGGCTCTCAAGACATTTCCCCAGAGGAAGAGATCCAGTTGCTGAAACAAATCCTCTCTGCTCCGCTTCCCC GGCAGGAGGGGCAAGAGGAACAaggagcagaggaggaagaggaagaagatgaggaggaggaggagttgcaAGTGGTCCAGGTGTCGGAGAAAGAATTTAATTTCCTGGACTACCTGAAACG CTTCGCATGCTCAACTGTTGTCAGAGCCTATGTGGGGCTGCTGCGGAGCTACCAGCGGAATAGCGCTCACACTAACCACTGTGTTGTCAAGATGCTGCACCGCCTGGCCCATGACCTCAAAATGGAAGCCTTACTTTTCCAGCTCTCAGTTTTCTGCATCTTCAATAGGCTGCTTAGTGACCCTGCTGCTGGTGCCTACAAA GAGCTAGTGACGTTTGCCAAATACATCCTGGGCAAGTTCTTTGTGCTGGCCGCAGTCAACCAAAAAGCCTTTGTGGAGCTGCTGTTCTGGAAGAACACGACTGTGGTTCGAGAGATGACCGAAGGCTATGGCTCCCTGGATGGCGG GTCTTCCAGTCGCAGAGCCCCTACgtggagcccagaggaggaggcTCATCTTCGGGAACTGTACCTGGCCCATAAGGACGTGGAAG GTCAGGATGTGGTGGATGTCATTTTGGCACACTTGAATTCTGCTTCTCGAACACGCAAGCAGATCATCCACCATCTGGTACGGCTGGGACTGGCTGACAGTGTCAAGGACTTCCAAAG GAAAGGAACCCGTATTGTACTGTGGACGGAAGATCAGGAGCTGGAGCTGCAGCGGCTTTTTGAGGAGTTCCAGGACTCAGATG ATGTCCTAAGCAATATTATGAAGAATATCACAGCCAAACGCTCACGGGCCCGAATAGTGGATAAACTGTTGGCTCTGGGGCTGGTGGCTGAGCGGCGGGAGCTCTACAAGAAACGACGGAAGAAGTTGGCACCCTCCAGCTTG TCCAATGGAGAGGAATCCCTGAAAGATGTTTCCCAGGGTAATCTAGAAGAAGAGGAACACCTGCCAGAGGAAGAGAGTGACGAGGATGAAGAGAAAGGGCAGGGGTCAGAAGCAGAACAAGTCCAAGGTAGCTCATTCCTTTCAACTGAAAACCTTGGTCAAAGCCTGCATCAGGAAG GCTTTTCTGCTCCCCTCCTGTGGCTTCAGAACTGCCTGATTCGAGTAGCAAATGATCGGGAAGAGGACG GCTGCTCTCAGGCAGTTCCATTGGTGCCACTGACAGAGGAAAATGAGGAAGCAATGGAAAACAAACAGTTTCAGCAGCTGTTGTGCAAGCTAGGGATTCGGCCCCCTGCCTCTGAGCAG GAAACTTTCTGGCGAATTCCAGCCAAGCTGAGTCCCACCCAGCTCCGGAGGGTAGCAGCTTCTTTGAGTCaagcagaggaggagaaaaagctGCAGCCAGAGCTAGAACCTAAGGTCCCTGGAGAGCAAGGCCCCAATGAGGAGCACTGTAAAGAGCACCGAGCCCAAGCCCTGAAGGCTCTCTTGTCAGCCCGTAAAAAGAAAGCAGGCTTGGCGTCCTCGGAGG AGGAGGAAACTCCTGGTGGGAACGAGCAGCTGAAGGTAGCACCCAAAAAGCGACAACTGCTGGACAGTGATGAGGAACAGGAAGAAGATGAGGGTAGAAACAGAG CTCCAGGAATCCAAAAGAAGAAACGGTTTCAGATTGAAGATGAAGATGAGAATGACTGA